In Paenibacillus sp. 1781tsa1, one DNA window encodes the following:
- a CDS encoding extracellular solute-binding protein, whose protein sequence is MNRIWSKGVSVLLVSILVGGSLSGCTDSSGNGNSGEAADGSYKLKILHNWNGSGGSDNGITPVEEVIKEKTGVTLDWEYTKGSETEKVNQIFATQDLPDIYTGPAWGGELDGIIKAAKEGQLVDISDKLGDYPNLAKSIAEENVPPALYEKAINAYDGKKYLLLQNQPAQNEDGMDWLYGFYVRKDIADKVGIDPQSVVTKEEFYNFLKAIKDANLQENGQPVFPLGGFSNGWSVGIGNTMFNSGGSYVDKGDGTVEHNFFTKGYEEYTLFYRKLVEEGLMDPEAFTQTDPIAKEKINQGRIAILAAHYPAILDASKEYVTSHPGSDYIPIGPLERADVEPNRPADLGIQGNNVTAITKNCKGACVDAALKFLDYMASDEGFMLARYGVQGVHWDMKEGKPVANKEWFDKFTADQSGKVRKNEGISIGLESITGPDRINSVAGGDIWADQKRLDAMEQARKILRPNGIHVITAYNPGDVMTKAPEWEMLKPSMDRMGDAWKEAIFAKSDEAALGIINELREQLRKTGYDQAMQFTNENLKGKDVVTVQMPN, encoded by the coding sequence TTGAACCGAATTTGGTCGAAAGGCGTATCCGTATTACTCGTGTCCATCCTGGTTGGAGGATCGTTGAGCGGATGCACGGATTCATCAGGAAACGGGAATAGCGGAGAAGCAGCTGATGGTTCATACAAGCTCAAAATATTGCACAACTGGAACGGTTCGGGTGGTTCGGATAACGGAATAACGCCTGTGGAAGAAGTCATCAAGGAGAAGACTGGCGTCACGCTGGATTGGGAGTATACCAAAGGCAGTGAGACCGAGAAGGTAAACCAGATATTTGCCACGCAGGATCTGCCGGATATCTATACCGGACCCGCATGGGGAGGTGAGCTGGATGGCATTATCAAGGCGGCCAAAGAAGGGCAGCTCGTCGATATTTCCGACAAATTGGGGGACTATCCTAACCTCGCGAAATCCATTGCTGAAGAAAATGTACCGCCAGCGCTCTACGAAAAAGCGATTAATGCCTATGACGGCAAAAAATATCTACTCCTGCAAAACCAGCCTGCCCAGAATGAAGATGGCATGGATTGGCTGTACGGCTTCTATGTTCGCAAGGATATCGCGGATAAGGTGGGTATAGACCCTCAATCGGTCGTGACAAAGGAGGAATTCTATAACTTCCTCAAAGCAATCAAGGATGCCAATCTGCAAGAGAACGGGCAGCCGGTCTTTCCACTGGGTGGCTTCAGCAACGGCTGGTCCGTCGGCATCGGCAATACCATGTTCAATTCGGGTGGCAGTTATGTTGACAAAGGTGACGGAACGGTAGAGCATAACTTTTTCACCAAAGGTTATGAAGAATACACCCTGTTCTATCGGAAACTGGTTGAAGAAGGGTTAATGGACCCGGAAGCATTCACCCAGACTGACCCGATCGCCAAGGAGAAAATCAATCAGGGCCGCATCGCCATTCTGGCCGCACACTATCCGGCCATTCTGGATGCCTCCAAAGAATATGTTACTTCACATCCTGGAAGCGATTACATCCCGATCGGCCCTTTGGAGCGTGCAGATGTTGAACCGAATCGGCCTGCGGATCTGGGCATTCAGGGCAACAACGTAACAGCGATCACCAAAAACTGCAAGGGCGCATGTGTAGATGCGGCGCTGAAGTTCCTCGATTACATGGCTTCCGATGAAGGATTTATGCTGGCAAGATACGGAGTGCAGGGCGTTCATTGGGATATGAAGGAGGGTAAACCTGTTGCCAATAAGGAGTGGTTCGATAAATTTACGGCAGATCAATCGGGTAAAGTTCGCAAGAACGAAGGCATTTCCATTGGTCTGGAATCCATCACGGGGCCTGATCGAATCAATTCGGTCGCAGGCGGAGATATCTGGGCCGATCAGAAACGGCTTGATGCCATGGAACAAGCCAGAAAAATTCTGCGTCCTAATGGCATTCATGTCATTACAGCCTATAACCCGGGCGATGTGATGACCAAAGCACCGGAATGGGAGATGCTGAAGCCTTCCATGGACCGGATGGGTGATGCCTGGAAGGAAGCAATCTTTGCGAAATCGGATGAAGCGGCGTTGGGCATTATCAACGAGCTTCGCGAGCAGCTTCGAAAGACCGGATATGATCAAGCCATGCAGTTTACGAACGAAAACTTGAAAGGGAAAGACGTAGTTACCGTTCAGATGCCGAACTGA
- a CDS encoding glutaminase family protein, translated as MTTEFRPPSVPLVTVDPYFSVWSAADHLYEDHTRHWTNKTNGMVGLAVIDGKVRRFMGKVGSQERTAVQEPEVLVQTSLTVQPVTTRYTFQGEGIELHVQFNTPLLLDDLDLLSRPVTYLTFQAKSIDGASHQVKIYFDVTGEWCVNTSDQHITWERHVIEGQWNVMSMGTVDQPVLQLAGDDTRIDWGYMVLAVPQSSDIQTAIHSVTGREQYARTGQLPIEDDHPQPRAVSDNMPVMAAEIDLGAVRDEPISEFLMLAYDDIHAIEYFQQPLPAYWKRSGLTFHEMLLMAAQQYEEIQQRCDRFNLELLEESQDAGGDKYRDMVALTYRQAIAAHKLVADEEGNVLFFSKENFSNGCIATVDVSYPSIPLFLRYNPELIKGMMRPIYQYAMSPDWTFDFAPHDVGTYPRANGQVYGENKLEYQMPIEECGNMLLMAAAVSKYEGDIEFARQHWKPLTRWADYLLHNGLDPVNQLCTDDFAGHLAHNTNLSIKAILGIAAYSYLCEKLGLQEGAKYLEEARNMAQEWVSMADAGDHYKLTFDSPTESWSMKYNLVWDHLLDLHLFPKEIAAKELEYYMHKQNRYGLPLDSRETYTKSDWLVWCASMSTTKAQFESFISPLWDFMNETSSRVPVTDWYDTITAKQMNFQNRSVVGGFFIQLLMQQSTD; from the coding sequence ATGACGACCGAGTTCAGACCGCCTTCCGTACCTCTGGTTACTGTGGACCCTTATTTTAGCGTATGGTCGGCCGCGGACCATCTGTATGAAGATCATACCCGGCATTGGACCAACAAAACGAATGGCATGGTGGGCTTGGCGGTGATCGATGGAAAGGTACGACGATTTATGGGGAAAGTGGGATCGCAGGAGCGTACAGCTGTCCAGGAACCTGAAGTGCTTGTGCAGACCAGCCTGACTGTCCAGCCCGTAACGACTCGATATACGTTTCAAGGGGAAGGAATTGAACTTCATGTTCAGTTCAATACACCTTTATTGCTGGATGATCTGGACCTGTTATCCAGGCCGGTGACGTATTTGACTTTTCAGGCCAAATCCATCGATGGGGCCTCCCATCAAGTCAAAATATATTTTGATGTGACAGGTGAATGGTGTGTAAACACATCCGACCAACACATTACATGGGAACGCCATGTGATTGAGGGGCAATGGAATGTCATGTCCATGGGCACTGTGGATCAGCCCGTATTACAGCTTGCCGGTGATGATACACGAATCGATTGGGGATATATGGTTCTGGCTGTTCCCCAATCTTCCGATATCCAGACGGCCATTCATTCAGTAACGGGCCGTGAGCAGTATGCACGCACTGGACAATTGCCGATCGAAGATGATCATCCTCAGCCGCGAGCTGTATCGGACAACATGCCGGTTATGGCCGCCGAGATCGATCTGGGGGCTGTCCGGGACGAACCGATATCCGAATTTCTCATGCTTGCGTATGACGATATCCATGCGATTGAATATTTTCAACAACCGCTGCCTGCATATTGGAAGCGAAGTGGATTAACATTTCATGAAATGCTGTTGATGGCAGCTCAACAATACGAAGAGATTCAGCAGCGCTGTGATCGTTTTAACCTGGAGCTCCTGGAAGAGAGCCAAGACGCAGGCGGCGATAAATATCGGGATATGGTGGCGCTAACGTACAGACAGGCGATTGCGGCGCATAAGCTGGTTGCCGATGAGGAGGGGAATGTTCTATTTTTCTCCAAAGAGAATTTCAGCAACGGATGTATCGCTACGGTGGATGTCAGTTACCCTTCGATCCCATTATTCCTGAGATACAACCCTGAACTGATCAAGGGCATGATGCGTCCAATTTACCAGTATGCGATGAGCCCGGATTGGACGTTTGATTTTGCTCCTCATGATGTAGGAACCTACCCTAGGGCCAACGGTCAGGTATATGGAGAGAATAAGCTGGAATACCAGATGCCGATTGAGGAATGCGGCAATATGCTGCTGATGGCTGCGGCGGTCAGCAAATACGAGGGAGATATCGAATTTGCTCGGCAGCATTGGAAACCTCTTACGCGATGGGCAGATTATTTGCTGCACAATGGACTCGATCCTGTAAACCAACTGTGCACAGATGACTTTGCGGGACATTTGGCACACAATACCAATTTATCGATCAAGGCCATATTGGGTATCGCTGCGTATTCCTACCTGTGTGAAAAGCTCGGTTTGCAGGAAGGGGCGAAGTACCTGGAGGAAGCTCGGAACATGGCTCAGGAGTGGGTGTCCATGGCAGATGCCGGGGACCATTATAAGCTGACGTTTGACAGTCCAACCGAGTCATGGAGCATGAAGTACAATCTGGTGTGGGATCATCTGCTCGACCTGCACCTGTTCCCGAAAGAGATCGCCGCCAAAGAACTTGAATATTACATGCACAAACAAAACCGCTATGGCCTGCCGCTGGATAGCCGTGAAACGTATACCAAATCCGATTGGCTGGTCTGGTGTGCCTCCATGAGTACAACGAAAGCGCAGTTTGAATCGTTCATTTCACCGCTGTGGGATTTCATGAACGAAACCTCATCTCGTGTTCCCGTAACGGATTGGTATGACACGATCACCGCTAAGCAGATGAATTTTCAGAATCGTTCTGTGGTCGGCGGCTTCTTTATCCAATTACTCATGCAACAGTCTACAGACTAA
- a CDS encoding glycosyl hydrolase, whose amino-acid sequence MKADAEEICNPSIQLKQQFANPDETYRPQPFWFLNHELEKTELESQIQSMYEAGVGGVVLHARHGMLIPYLSPEFMDVLEFCTAECEKRNMVVWLYDEENWPSGTLGGKLTREQPEYRMRYLRIEEKRYVRDAPQESLKLDFASHDHNELIAILAYRAVNRNGEWLLYDEPENITHCWGEEWSPGHAHNSYIVLACWSCEIAEGITFAKGYYLDTLNPEAVQSFIRMSYEPFLALKPYYGSTIQGVFTDEPGLMIHDGFFGVEAIRTAVHDVEATLPGLVFAWTEGMVERYQQENGYDLIPRLGALLYPMANGSRSARQQYYDTITRWYVDGYHAAIRTWCGQSGLLYIGHTLEEPVWGQARSQGNQTRVLQQFHYAGVDYLTPGIGSKANPHRIVSVKTAASVAQLNRKERVICEAFGASGHGYSMRQRRLDANFMAFLGVNLFIPHAFYYSFAGYRKTDFPPTEFKHAPHWLHYRAFADYIGRLSLLGAKGKRTPEVLLLSPIHTVYETMFTSGEADMHPSSDVLFSLLSDRLLRSSIDYDYVDECQLREALLVEGEGLQFDGHGYSILVMPEIEVMSRDVAARLVSFVNQGGTLIAIGTIPQHSEFLRHDSVLLKDIQQLFGSDPPHGKLRAVGKGHSLFYSMDDAVHQGGQSQHLDQLEAFCIRLGELIREPPVIRWDWIEGQSDDLISVERRIGNLVYVWLMNWSEHSVTIKFICDEKKGGLEEWELESGRVCCIDAESSLSFVPGELRVLSVSPQESSSFPLERTDHAEYTEQACLGDKSFSTNVVEVILDEQWGFRTAGPNVLLLDQWHVTLNDRHSRMNAIMPGQVNTYRTTFGMTPKLIERLQYRCGSDRSGKAGEESWGRMELLLDDVDQNIPSHIGFLQRRRNLEIFVNGVRQEALRRSSWQDGDYDSVDITPHLLACENELEILTVSLLEPMPAISFPAFLIGPFAIENDTTLTTDVEQWGGCWNTAGYPYYSGTGVYSQQVDLSNVNLAANEELWLVAEDIRETASLYVNDIEAGIRLWPPYQWNITPYIQEGLNEMNLHAANTLENLYGKSALTSGINGQVRLIRRTRRTSQTQHHNKS is encoded by the coding sequence ATGAAGGCAGACGCAGAAGAAATCTGTAACCCTTCCATACAACTCAAACAACAATTTGCGAATCCGGATGAAACATATCGTCCACAGCCTTTTTGGTTTCTGAATCATGAGCTGGAGAAGACGGAACTGGAGAGCCAGATTCAATCCATGTATGAAGCGGGTGTCGGCGGTGTGGTTCTGCATGCTCGGCATGGGATGCTAATCCCATATCTCTCGCCGGAATTTATGGATGTGCTGGAGTTCTGCACAGCAGAATGCGAGAAACGAAATATGGTTGTTTGGCTGTACGATGAGGAGAATTGGCCGAGCGGAACATTGGGTGGAAAACTGACACGGGAACAACCGGAATATCGCATGCGTTATTTGAGAATAGAGGAAAAGCGATATGTGCGAGATGCGCCGCAGGAAAGCTTGAAGCTGGATTTTGCCTCCCATGATCACAATGAGCTGATTGCCATCCTGGCCTATCGCGCGGTTAACCGCAATGGAGAGTGGTTGCTTTATGATGAACCGGAAAATATCACGCATTGTTGGGGAGAGGAGTGGAGTCCGGGTCACGCCCATAATTCTTATATTGTTCTCGCTTGCTGGTCATGTGAGATTGCCGAGGGAATCACCTTCGCTAAAGGGTATTACCTGGATACATTGAATCCGGAAGCGGTTCAGTCTTTCATTCGGATGTCTTATGAACCGTTTCTGGCATTAAAGCCCTATTACGGATCAACCATTCAAGGGGTGTTTACTGACGAGCCGGGTCTTATGATTCACGATGGCTTCTTTGGGGTGGAGGCCATCCGAACCGCCGTTCATGATGTGGAGGCTACTTTGCCTGGGCTCGTCTTCGCTTGGACTGAGGGGATGGTCGAACGATATCAGCAAGAGAACGGGTATGATTTAATCCCGCGGTTGGGGGCATTGTTGTATCCCATGGCAAACGGCAGCCGATCCGCAAGACAGCAATATTATGATACGATCACCCGCTGGTACGTGGATGGATATCATGCAGCGATTCGTACATGGTGTGGACAATCCGGTCTGCTCTATATCGGTCATACGCTGGAGGAGCCTGTCTGGGGGCAGGCTCGATCTCAAGGCAATCAGACCCGGGTATTGCAGCAATTCCACTATGCAGGCGTGGATTATCTCACTCCCGGCATCGGGTCAAAGGCGAATCCGCATCGCATTGTGTCCGTCAAGACGGCGGCTTCTGTCGCGCAGCTGAACAGGAAGGAACGGGTGATCTGTGAAGCCTTTGGTGCAAGTGGTCATGGTTATTCCATGCGCCAGCGGCGACTTGATGCCAATTTTATGGCTTTCTTGGGAGTTAATCTGTTTATTCCGCATGCATTCTATTATTCGTTTGCCGGGTATCGGAAGACCGACTTTCCACCGACTGAATTCAAACATGCACCCCATTGGCTGCATTATCGTGCTTTTGCCGATTATATAGGGCGATTGAGTCTGCTTGGAGCAAAAGGAAAACGAACGCCGGAAGTTCTGCTGTTATCGCCTATCCATACGGTATATGAAACCATGTTCACATCAGGCGAAGCGGATATGCATCCTTCATCAGATGTGCTGTTCTCGCTTTTGTCAGATCGCTTGCTGCGATCCTCTATCGACTACGACTATGTGGATGAATGCCAGCTTCGCGAAGCGCTCCTTGTTGAAGGAGAGGGTTTGCAATTTGATGGCCATGGATATTCGATCCTCGTTATGCCGGAAATAGAGGTGATGTCAAGAGATGTTGCAGCCAGGCTTGTATCCTTTGTTAACCAGGGCGGCACGTTAATTGCGATAGGTACGATTCCGCAGCATAGTGAATTTTTGCGGCATGATTCGGTGTTGTTGAAGGATATCCAGCAGCTGTTTGGTTCCGATCCGCCGCACGGAAAATTACGTGCTGTTGGCAAGGGGCACAGCCTCTTTTATTCCATGGATGACGCTGTTCATCAAGGCGGTCAGAGTCAGCATCTGGATCAACTCGAAGCGTTTTGTATTCGATTAGGGGAGTTGATCAGAGAACCACCGGTAATACGATGGGATTGGATTGAAGGACAGTCTGACGATTTGATTAGCGTCGAACGCAGAATTGGAAATCTGGTGTATGTATGGCTGATGAATTGGTCGGAGCACTCCGTGACCATTAAGTTCATTTGCGATGAAAAGAAAGGTGGCTTGGAAGAGTGGGAGTTGGAGAGTGGAAGAGTATGCTGCATTGACGCTGAATCGTCCCTTTCATTCGTACCCGGAGAGCTGCGTGTGCTGTCGGTAAGTCCTCAAGAGAGCTCCTCTTTTCCGCTAGAACGTACGGATCATGCGGAGTATACAGAGCAAGCGTGCCTGGGAGATAAATCTTTTTCCACGAATGTGGTAGAGGTCATTCTGGATGAGCAGTGGGGGTTCAGGACCGCAGGCCCCAACGTTCTTCTGCTAGATCAATGGCATGTCACGTTGAATGACCGACATTCCAGGATGAACGCGATCATGCCCGGGCAAGTAAATACGTATCGAACGACGTTTGGCATGACGCCAAAATTGATTGAACGGCTTCAATACCGCTGTGGTTCGGATCGTTCCGGTAAGGCGGGAGAAGAATCATGGGGCAGGATGGAATTGCTTCTGGATGATGTAGATCAGAACATTCCATCCCATATCGGATTTTTGCAGCGTAGGCGTAATCTGGAAATATTCGTCAATGGGGTACGTCAGGAAGCGTTAAGACGCTCTTCGTGGCAGGATGGTGATTATGACAGTGTAGATATCACTCCACATTTGTTGGCTTGCGAGAATGAGTTGGAAATTCTGACGGTTTCGTTATTGGAGCCAATGCCCGCTATTTCATTCCCAGCATTTCTGATTGGTCCGTTCGCGATAGAAAACGATACGACGTTAACTACCGATGTGGAACAATGGGGTGGATGTTGGAATACTGCTGGCTATCCTTATTATTCAGGTACGGGTGTCTACTCGCAGCAGGTGGATCTGTCTAACGTAAACTTAGCTGCAAATGAGGAGCTATGGCTGGTAGCCGAAGATATAAGGGAGACAGCAAGCCTATATGTGAATGATATTGAAGCAGGTATCCGTTTATGGCCGCCTTACCAATGGAACATAACGCCATATATTCAAGAAGGATTGAATGAAATGAACTTACATGCCGCAAATACACTGGAGAATTTGTATGGAAAGTCAGCGCTGACATCAGGAATTAATGGACAGGTGAGGTTGATCCGACGAACGCGAAGAACATCACAGACGCAACATCACAACAAATCATAA
- a CDS encoding GxGYxYP domain-containing protein encodes MIRKLTVLCVALVCTTVLSASAFAATDELKHTNSLKWPQNQALPTFNKVERLDVANVYEESGDIKLLLTTLEGVINREKPRIYIQQNKVDPWLQDLNVPYKQHDNVMDVLKKYAKEIKGIIVYDPQLPDSINVATTLAGLKNAVVASPELAQQLTAAPYHLSVIEDLQGKFKNRMDAYNWQYEHLWSQTTQRMLVGLSPDTSIPIPSENFDSFQTVGVEKEQIRDASNRKTYDYDLSSYLGKEAVYLRFNDAFPQDGWGPAVHQVTVKADGQIIADFKTGSSEEEAFLYDRHNSKFLPGSDHRFADNGNYFVYEFKPAADTKQLTVSIEMWNQYKVSASNVQPLSSEEKEPYGYLRDYAVANKAMVFWLSTSVPEEKALFEKILSDVKPGTPYLGWFDNDFEGEVAGIELTSRHGVYVVPSDWFHNMTVFSGTNVKQQPAPKPVKSKLENKIYVTYTFGEGDNLQYDQNHMRNLWADPARGKVPINWTSSPLLYDAAPAILNYYRSTATPNDQLVAGPSGVGYFNPNVWPTDTFPEYLKQTFSYLKKTNMSYPFVLNRELGKDVPLSDSIAAAYEKNYKLPGLFLAGEDKANVQIMNGSLPVSILRGISTVQDGKDILNRTKTEWDGKSPTFISVGINAWSMTPSDVLAITESLGVEFQVVKADEYFSLIRKAYGLSN; translated from the coding sequence ATGATTCGTAAATTAACCGTTTTGTGTGTTGCCCTGGTCTGTACAACCGTGTTATCGGCTAGTGCATTTGCTGCCACAGATGAGTTGAAGCATACAAACTCTTTGAAGTGGCCTCAAAATCAAGCGCTTCCAACTTTCAATAAAGTAGAACGTTTGGATGTGGCGAATGTATATGAGGAATCTGGCGATATCAAATTGCTTTTGACGACGCTTGAAGGGGTAATCAATCGAGAAAAGCCGCGAATCTACATTCAACAGAATAAAGTAGACCCTTGGCTGCAGGACTTGAACGTCCCTTATAAGCAGCATGACAACGTAATGGATGTTCTCAAGAAATATGCGAAAGAGATCAAAGGCATTATCGTATATGATCCGCAGCTGCCGGATTCCATTAATGTGGCAACGACACTTGCCGGACTCAAAAATGCTGTTGTTGCCAGTCCTGAACTGGCTCAACAATTGACTGCTGCACCGTATCACCTGTCGGTAATCGAAGACTTGCAGGGCAAGTTCAAGAATCGTATGGATGCATACAACTGGCAGTATGAGCATCTCTGGAGCCAGACGACTCAACGAATGTTGGTCGGATTGAGTCCAGACACCTCCATCCCGATTCCGTCCGAAAATTTTGATTCATTCCAAACGGTTGGAGTCGAGAAGGAACAGATTCGTGATGCAAGCAACAGGAAGACCTATGACTATGACTTGTCATCCTATTTGGGAAAAGAAGCGGTCTACCTCCGCTTCAATGATGCCTTTCCTCAGGATGGCTGGGGACCTGCCGTTCATCAAGTGACGGTGAAAGCAGATGGACAGATTATTGCGGATTTCAAAACGGGTTCTTCTGAGGAAGAAGCGTTTCTCTATGACCGACATAACTCCAAATTTTTGCCTGGAAGCGATCACCGCTTCGCAGATAATGGAAACTACTTTGTATACGAATTTAAGCCTGCAGCGGACACAAAGCAACTAACTGTATCGATCGAGATGTGGAACCAATACAAGGTATCTGCGAGCAATGTTCAACCACTCTCGTCTGAAGAAAAGGAACCTTATGGCTATCTCCGCGATTATGCTGTAGCAAACAAAGCCATGGTGTTCTGGTTGTCTACCAGTGTGCCAGAGGAAAAGGCGCTATTTGAGAAGATTCTGTCTGATGTAAAGCCAGGGACACCTTATCTGGGTTGGTTCGACAATGATTTTGAAGGTGAAGTTGCTGGCATAGAACTCACATCTCGTCATGGTGTCTATGTTGTTCCTTCCGACTGGTTCCATAACATGACCGTATTTTCAGGAACAAACGTAAAACAACAGCCTGCTCCCAAACCGGTAAAATCCAAGCTGGAGAACAAAATCTATGTAACCTATACCTTTGGCGAAGGTGACAACCTGCAATACGATCAGAATCATATGCGCAACCTGTGGGCTGATCCCGCTCGGGGTAAAGTGCCTATCAACTGGACTTCCAGTCCGTTGCTCTATGATGCAGCTCCCGCCATCCTAAACTATTACCGTTCAACCGCGACACCAAATGATCAGCTTGTTGCAGGCCCATCCGGAGTGGGTTACTTCAATCCAAATGTCTGGCCAACAGACACATTCCCGGAGTATCTGAAACAAACCTTCTCTTATCTGAAGAAAACAAACATGTCGTACCCTTTTGTACTCAATCGTGAACTTGGAAAAGACGTTCCGCTGAGTGATTCGATTGCAGCTGCGTACGAGAAGAACTATAAACTTCCAGGCCTGTTCCTCGCAGGCGAGGACAAAGCCAATGTTCAAATCATGAATGGCAGCCTTCCGGTTTCCATTTTGCGAGGCATCTCAACGGTGCAGGATGGTAAAGATATTTTGAATCGTACCAAGACCGAATGGGATGGCAAATCTCCAACGTTTATTTCAGTTGGGATTAATGCATGGAGCATGACCCCATCGGATGTGCTGGCGATTACGGAATCTCTTGGAGTCGAGTTCCAGGTGGTTAAGGCGGACGAATATTTCTCGCTGATCCGAAAAGCGTACGGCTTGTCCAATTAA
- a CDS encoding carotenoid biosynthesis protein, with protein MGDITVVPVWIIQDIIVLIAAVLMVFYILDKETHPKTVLLQFIGFVFFYAAVFEITASSLGEGFYAYGRSILMLFNIPITVPIIEFLIIYSTLRVLKSVNIPSWTKPFITGLSAMVFDFSLDPVAVKQIFQTTDGLMARWTYYPLADEPQIYGEPVMNFTGWIYIAGYWTIFILLGEWWHKKKGYSKSIGYIYPFLAAILSLACMFSPLSNFFNYMGPFFERTSNMQWVMLITLSVITIGILALAFIKFWDRKVNYSITPKKDFPIMFTFVGFPLVNTIFCIIGGYTEVLWLVAMAQILLLLGWIGIYIMGKKASPITK; from the coding sequence ATGGGTGATATAACTGTAGTACCTGTATGGATAATTCAAGATATTATCGTCTTAATTGCTGCTGTTCTAATGGTTTTCTATATCCTTGATAAGGAAACACATCCCAAAACGGTTCTACTGCAGTTTATAGGTTTTGTGTTTTTTTACGCAGCCGTTTTTGAAATTACTGCTTCATCGCTTGGGGAAGGTTTTTACGCCTATGGGCGGAGTATTTTAATGTTATTTAATATACCGATTACTGTCCCTATTATTGAGTTTCTGATCATTTATTCCACTTTGCGTGTTCTAAAGTCTGTAAATATACCGTCCTGGACTAAACCATTTATTACGGGATTGAGTGCTATGGTTTTTGACTTTTCATTGGACCCGGTGGCTGTTAAACAGATATTTCAGACTACAGATGGACTCATGGCAAGATGGACTTATTATCCGCTAGCCGATGAGCCTCAAATCTATGGGGAACCTGTGATGAATTTTACAGGATGGATTTATATAGCGGGATATTGGACCATCTTTATCCTACTTGGTGAATGGTGGCATAAAAAGAAAGGCTACAGTAAATCAATTGGTTATATCTATCCGTTTCTGGCGGCCATTCTGTCATTAGCGTGTATGTTCTCACCTTTATCTAACTTCTTTAATTATATGGGGCCGTTCTTCGAAAGAACCTCTAATATGCAATGGGTGATGTTGATTACACTTTCTGTAATTACAATCGGAATTTTAGCATTAGCTTTTATAAAGTTTTGGGACCGGAAGGTTAATTATTCAATCACTCCCAAAAAAGATTTTCCTATCATGTTTACTTTCGTGGGGTTCCCCCTAGTCAATACGATATTTTGCATTATAGGAGGTTACACGGAAGTGTTGTGGCTGGTCGCTATGGCTCAGATCCTATTATTGCTAGGCTGGATTGGAATTTACATTATGGGTAAAAAAGCAAGTCCAATCACGAAATAA
- a CDS encoding TetR/AcrR family transcriptional regulator: protein MAEKKTDHRVRYTKMVIKESLLKLLTERSINKVTVTDICREAGINRNTFYTHYANQFELLSTIENDLYKDIKQVGVSSSNPQTLSYELCKYIKANKTICEVLFSEHGDKELLERILYISHDLTIERWKTELKYFDPQLFESWYTFTAHGSIAIIKKWVSSGLKESPSKIAAFIDKATESVSKAFYSEEL from the coding sequence ATGGCAGAGAAAAAAACAGATCACAGAGTGAGATATACAAAAATGGTTATCAAAGAAAGCCTGTTGAAGCTTTTGACAGAACGGTCTATCAATAAAGTTACCGTGACCGACATTTGCAGAGAAGCAGGGATTAATCGCAACACCTTTTATACACACTATGCTAATCAGTTTGAGCTTCTTTCCACGATTGAAAATGATCTTTACAAAGACATTAAGCAAGTTGGGGTGAGTTCTTCAAACCCTCAAACGCTATCTTATGAATTATGTAAGTATATAAAAGCGAATAAAACGATATGTGAGGTTCTGTTCTCAGAGCATGGCGATAAAGAATTATTGGAACGAATCCTTTATATCAGTCACGATTTAACTATTGAACGATGGAAGACGGAATTAAAATATTTTGATCCTCAATTATTTGAGTCCTGGTATACGTTCACCGCTCATGGCAGTATAGCTATTATTAAAAAGTGGGTGAGTAGTGGTCTGAAGGAAAGCCCCAGTAAAATTGCAGCTTTTATTGATAAAGCTACGGAATCCGTATCTAAAGCTTTTTATTCTGAAGAATTGTAA
- a CDS encoding YjcZ family sporulation protein gives MSEVGYGNGNVGGVSGGYGSFTSIGAILVLFILLVIISKAFLV, from the coding sequence ATGAGTGAAGTAGGTTATGGAAATGGTAATGTAGGAGGAGTAAGTGGAGGATATGGTAGTTTTACGTCCATTGGTGCAATACTCGTACTCTTTATTTTATTGGTTATTATCTCTAAAGCTTTCTTAGTGTAA